ATTTTTGTGATCTTTGATGCCGACGCGGTGCAGCAGCTCGACGGCCCGGCGTTTACGCCAGTTGAACCGCTGCCACCAACGGCCTTTATAGGTCCAGCCGGGGATGGCCTGTATCAGCTGGCGGCCGATATTTTCAGAGGGATCCAGACAGGACTGCGGCTCCTGAAAAATCATGGATACGTTGTGGCCCACCAGCTTACGCCGCTCGCGCGGCGACAACTGCAGCAGATCTATGTCATCAAAGCGGAAACGATCGGCGGTAACCTTCCAGTTATCTTTGGTGATGCCGCAGATAGCCTTGGCGATCAGACTTTTGCCGGAACCAGACTCGCCCACCAGCCCGCGGATCTCGCCTTCATTGAGCGTCATACTGACCCGGTCGACGGCTTTTACCGGGCCGTCTGAGGTGAGGAACTCAATGGTCAGATTACGAATATCGAGTAATGCCATAATTTCGTCTCCGCCATTATTCCGTTTCCGCCACCAGGGCGCGGCGAATGCCGTCCCCCAGCAGGTTAACAATCAGCACGCTTATGGCGATTGCCGCACCGGGCAACATGACCGTCCAGGGCGCGGCATAGACCAGCTCCAGGGAGTTTCCCAGCATGGCCCCCCATTCGGTCGCGGGCAACTGCGCGCCAAGATCGAGGAATCCCAACGCGGCGATATCCAGAATGGCGATGGATAAGGCGCGAGTGAATTCAGATACCAGTATCCCCGCAATATTCGGCAATACCACATTCCAGATAATATAAAAGGTCGATGCGCCATCAAGCCGGGTGGCGATGACGTACTCTTTGTCCATTTCATCATGCACCGTGCTGTATATGGTGCGAACCATGCGCGGAACCAGCGCCAGCCACACGGCCAGCATGGCATGCTCCAGCCTGGGGCCGATAAAGGCAATCACCACAATGGCCAGCAGCAACGATGGAATCGACAACAGCGTATCGAGAATATGGTTGAGCACGGCGGAGCGCAGTCCGTGAGTGACGCCGGCCAGGATGCCTAACACGACGCCACACAGCGCGGCGGCAAGGGTGACGATCAACGACGACCCGACGGTAGGGGCGGCGCCGCTCAACAAACGGCTTAAGAGATCGCGGCCCAGATCGTCAGTACCGAGGAAGAAAGAGACTTCGCCGTAGTGCGACCAGGACGGCGGCAGCATCTGGTAGCCGAGGAATTGCTGGCCGACGTCATAGGGCGCCAGCCATTTTCCGAACAGGCACAGCCCCAGCAAAAGAAGAAA
This window of the Brenneria goodwinii genome carries:
- the sapC gene encoding putrescine export ABC transporter permease SapC; this translates as MPYDNVYSEKRLPSRLADTWRVFHQDTLAMIGFYGFLLLLGLCLFGKWLAPYDVGQQFLGYQMLPPSWSHYGEVSFFLGTDDLGRDLLSRLLSGAAPTVGSSLIVTLAAALCGVVLGILAGVTHGLRSAVLNHILDTLLSIPSLLLAIVVIAFIGPRLEHAMLAVWLALVPRMVRTIYSTVHDEMDKEYVIATRLDGASTFYIIWNVVLPNIAGILVSEFTRALSIAILDIAALGFLDLGAQLPATEWGAMLGNSLELVYAAPWTVMLPGAAIAISVLIVNLLGDGIRRALVAETE